One Elaeis guineensis isolate ETL-2024a chromosome 10, EG11, whole genome shotgun sequence genomic window carries:
- the LOC105053383 gene encoding probable LRR receptor-like serine/threonine-protein kinase At3g47570 yields the protein MPPPISAGGRESRVASWFENNLLTGNIPEDIGKLQMLQLLYLRDNRLTGTLPSSLGNLTRLNELDLDSNAFEGPIPSSLGNLQHLADLNLSQNSLSGSIPKEIFNLSTLSNYMDFSHNYLIGKLPSDIGSMQNFRALYLSGNKLSGEIPPTLGNCGVLENLFIHNNFLQGTIPQSLSDIRALQNLDLSHNNLSRPIPQLLANLYFLAYLNLSFNHLDGVVPTKEIFNHATAISLLGNHGLCGGIPELHLPACPKNSSEKSGGRSHLVRVVIPIITAISCLTLILLFVFLYWKQKPRKDTTSPASSLDDKYPKVSYRELAEATDGFSTTNLVGTGRYSSVYKGSLLRGNAAVAVKVFNLQQLGAIKSFVAECDALRIIRHRNLVKIITLCSSVDFRGHDFKALVFEFMPNGSLEEWLNLRISEQGMTNSLNLLQRLNIAIDVAEAMDYLHHNCQPPGVHCDLKPSNVLLDADMVAHVGDFGLAKILCEAMSISFQNSANSTDVIRGTLGVWGRGIGLYIR from the exons ATGCCGCCACCCATTTCTGCGGGTGGGAGGGAGTCACGCGTGGCATCGTGGTTTGAGAATAATCTACTCACTGGTAATATCCCAGAAGATATAGGAAAACTTCAGATGCTGCAGCTTCTTTACTTGCGTGATAACAGGCTAACAGGGACCCTTCCATCCTCCCTTGGCAACCTCACCCGGTTGAATGAACTCGACTTAGACAGTAATGCCTTTGAAGGACCAATACCTTCAAGTTTGGGAAATCTCCAACATTTAGCAGATCTGAACCTCTCGCAAAACAGTCTTAGTGGTAGCATCCCAAAAGAGATATTCAACCTTTCAACCTTGTCAAATTATATGGATTTTTCTCACAATTATTTGATTGGGAAACTACCATCGGATATTGGCAGCATGCAAAATTTCAGAGCATTGTATCTATCTGGAAACAAGTTGTCGGGTGAGATACCTCCTACACTTGGCAATTGTGGGGTCTTGGAAAACCTCTTCATTCACAATAACTTCCTCCAGGGGACCATTCCTCAATCTTTGAGCGACATAAGAGCACTTCAAAATCTCGATCTCTCGCACAATAATCTGTCACGGCCCATACCTCAATTGCTGGCAAACTTATACTTTTTGGCTTATCTCAATCTGTCTTTCAACCATCTGGATGGTGTAGTGCCGACTAAGGAAATCTTCAATCATGCAACTGCTATCTCGCTACTTGGCAATCATGGGCTCTGTGGAGGTATACCAGAACTTCACTTGCCTGCATGTCCCAAAAATTCATCAGAAAAGAGTGGTGGAAGGTCTCATCTGGTTCGTGTAGTGATACCAATAATTACTGCTATTTCGTGTTTGACACTGatccttctttttgttttcttataTTGGAAACAAAAGCCAAGAAAGGACACGACATCACCTGCATCTTCCTTGGATGACAAATATCCGAAAGTATCTTACAGGGAATTGGCTGAGGCAACTGATGGATTCTCCACCACCAATCTTGTTGGCACAGGAAGATATAGCTCAGTGTATAAAGGGTCTCTGCTTCGTGGCAATGCAGCTGTTGCTGTGAAGGTTTTTAACCTGCAACAATTAGGAGCTATCAAGAGTTTTGTAGCTGAATGTGATGCTTTAAGAATCATCCGACATCGTAATCTTGTCAAGATCATAACATTGTGCTCCAGTGTTGATTTTAGAGGCCATGATTTCAAAGCTCTAGTTTTTGAGTTCATGCCTAATGGGAGTTTAGAGGAATGGCTAAATCTAAGAATCAGTGAGCAGGGAATGACGAACAGTTTAAATTTACTTCAGAGGTTAAACATAGCCATTGATGTTGCTGAAGCAATGGATTATCTTCATCACAACTGTCAACCACCAGGTGTTCACTGTGATCTGAAGCCTAGTAATGTTCTTCTTGATGCTGACATGGTTGCTCATGTGGGGGATTTTGGGTTGGCAAAAATCCTTTGTGAAGCTATGAGCATATCCTTCCAAAATTCAGCAAACTCAACTGACGTCATAAGGGGAACACTTGG AGTATGGGGCAGAGGGATAGGTCTCTACATCAGGTGA
- the LOC140851972 gene encoding LOW QUALITY PROTEIN: receptor kinase-like protein Xa21 (The sequence of the model RefSeq protein was modified relative to this genomic sequence to represent the inferred CDS: inserted 1 base in 1 codon): MPFAATARTLFSNETDLLALLAFKGRITSDPSEVLSTWNATTHFCGWEGVTCGRKHQQRVIALDLSSRGLVGSLTPAIGNLTFLRKINLQNNSFFDSIPSXIGHLHRLQRLNLSFNSFVRGIPVELSNCSDLRRLDLSNNPLAGRIPHELRSLTKLEYLLLETNNITGVIPPWIGNLSSLLVLDLLSNFLEGSIPEELGNLANLRFFQVSDNMLSGIIPLRLYNFSSLYLFNVALNQLQGSLPPTLGNALPRLDYLWLSSNHFEGPIPASLGNATRIVNIDFSNNSFRGQVPSNLGRLQGLYYLNLGENQLEASDANGWEFLDSLTNCSFLQKLGLQINLFGGRLPKSITNLSIELQILDIGGNHISGNIPSGIENLFNLYALGFESNLFTGNIPADIGKLQKLQLLCLYDNNLTGILPSSLGNLTQLNKFYLYSNAFEGPIPSSLGNLRHLADLDLSINSLSGSIPKEIFNLSFLSSYVDFSDNYLIGELPLDVGSMTNLRALILSGNKLSGDIPGTLGNCEVLENLFVDNNFLQGTIPPSLSDIKALQDLDLSHNNLSGPIPEMLANLHFLAYLNLSFNHLDGAVPTKGIFNNATAISLLGNDGLCGGIPELHLPACPRKSSQKRGRSHLVRVVIPIISAISCLTLIFLFVFLCWKQKPRKITGSPASSLDDKYPKVSYRDLAEATERFSSTNLLGTGRYGSVYKGSLRCGNAVVAVKVFNMQQLGAIKSFVAECDALRIIRHRNLVKIITLCSGVDFRGYDFKALVFEFMPNGSLEEWLHPRISEQGMTNSLNVLQRLNIAIDVAEAMDYLHHNCQPPVVHCDLKPSNVLLDADMVAHVGDFGLAKILCEAKSMSLQNSANSTEVIRGTIGYVAPEYGAGGLVSPSGDVYSYGILLLEIFTGKRPVDDAFNNGLTLHSFVKMAFPERIEEIIDPLLLIQDDDDPRGRSPWRLHQCLGSVIRVGLMCSTLSPGERMNMRDVATEMHAIRNAYLGGRDS; this comes from the exons ATGCC GTTTGCTGCTACTGCCCGAACTTTGTTCAGCAATGAGACAGATCTGCTCGCGCTGCTTGCATTCAAAGGTCGAATAACCAGCGATCCCTCTGAAGTTCTAAGCACATGGAATGCCACCACCCATTTCTGTGGGTGGGAGGGAGTCACGTGCGGCAGGAAGCACCAGCAGAGGGTCATAGCCTTGGACCTCAGCTCCCGGGGATTGGTGGGCTCTCTTACGCCAGCCATAGGAAATCTCACTTTCCTCAGAAAAATCAACCTCCAAAACAATAGCTTCTTTGATAGCATCCCTT ATATTGGTCATCTGCACCGGTTGCAGCGACTAAACCTGAGCTTTAATTCATTCGTGAGAGGGATCCCTGTTGAGCTGTCCAATTGTTCTGACCTCAGACGACTTGACCTGAGCAACAACCCTCTTGCAGGGAGAATACCACATGAGCTCAGGTCACTAACAAAGCTCGAGTATCTACTGCTCGAGACAAACAACATCACAGGAGTCATCCCACCTTGGATTGGGAATCTTTCTTCGCTCTTAGTGCTTGACCTATTGTCAAACTTCTTAGAAGGAAGCATCCCAGAGGAACTAGGCAACCTTGCAAACCTAAGATTCTTTCAGGTGTCTGACAACATGCTCTCTGGTATCATTCCCTTGCGCCTCTATAATTTCTCATCCTTGTATCTTTTCAACGTGGCTCTCAACCAGCTGCAGGGTAGCCTTCCACCAACCCTGGGCAATGCACTTCCTAGACTTGACTATCTTTGGTTAAGTAGTAACCATTTTGAAGGACCCATTCCAGCTTCATTAGGCAATGCCACCAGAATTGTAAACATTGATTTCTCTAACAACAGTTTTAGAGGACAGGTGCCTTCGAATTTGGGAAGATTGCAAGGTCTTTACTATCTCAATCTTGGTGAGAACCAGCTTGAAGCAAGTGATGCTAACGGATGGGAATTTCTTGACTCTTTAACCAACTGCAGCTTTTTACAGAAATTGGGCCTACAAATCAACCTGTTTGGCGGTAGATTGCCAAAATCAATCACCAACCTCTCCATAGAACTCCAGATTCTGGACATTGGAGGTAACCACATATCGGGGAACATTCCTTCTGGAATCGAAAACCTGTTCAATTTGTATGCATTGGGGTTTGAGAGTAACCTATTCACTGGTAATATCCCAGCAGACATCGGAAAGCTCCAGAAGCTGCAACTTCTGTGCTTGTATGACAACAACTTAACGGGGATCCTTCCATCCTCCCTTGGCAACCTCACCCAGTTGAATAAATTCTACCTATACAGTAATGCCTTTGAAGGACCGATACCTTCAAGTCTGGGAAACCTCCGACACTTAGCAGATCTGGACCTCTCCATTAACAGTCTTAGTGGGAGCATCCCAAAAGAGATATTCAACCTTTCTTTCCTGTCAAGTTATGTGGATTTTTCTGACAACTATTTGATAGGGGAACTACCATTGGATGTTGGCAGCATGACAAATCTCAGAGCATTAATTCTTTCTGGAAACAAGCTGTCGGGTGACATACCTGGCACACTTGGCAATTGTGAGGTCTTGGAAAACCTCTTCGTTGACAATAACTTCCTCCAGGGGACTATTCCTCCATCTTTGAGCGACATAAAAGCACTTCAAGATCTCGATCTCTCGCACAATAACCTATCAGGGCCCATACCTGAAATGCTGGCAAACTTACACTTTTTGGCTTATCTCAATCTGTCTTTCAACCATCTAGATGGTGCAGTGCCGACAAAGGGAATCTTCAACAATGCAACTGCTATCTCGCTACTTGGCAATGATGGGCTCTGTGGAGGTATACCAGAACTTCACTTGCCTGCATGTCCCAGAAAATCATCACAAAAGAGGGGAAGGTCTCATCTGGTTCGAGTAGTGATACCAATAATTAGTGCTATTTCTTGTTTGACACTGATCTTTCTCTTTGTTTTCTTATGTTGGAAACAAAAGCCAAGAAAGATCACGGGATCACCTGCATCTTCCTTGGATGACAAATATCCGAAAGTATCTTACAGGGACTTGGCTGAGGCAACTGAAAGATTCTCCTCCACCAATCTTCTTGGCACAGGAAGATATGGCTCAGTGTATAAAGGGTCTCTGCGTTGTGGCAATGCAGTTGTTGCAGTGAAGGTTTTTAACATGCAACAATTAGGAGCTATCAAGAGTTTCGTAGCTGAATGTGATGCTTTAAGAATCATCCGACATCGTAATCTAGTCAAAATCATAACATTGTGCTCTGGTGTTGATTTTAGAGGTTATGATTTCAAAGCTCTGGTTTTTGAATTCATGCCTAACGGGAGTTTAGAGGAATGGCTGCATCCAAGAATCAGTGAGCAGGGAATGACGAACAGTTTAAATGTACTTCAGAGGTTAAACATAGCCATCGATGTTGCTGAAGCAATGGATTATCTTCATCACAACTGTCAACCACCAGTTGTGCACTGTGATCTGAAGCCTAGTAATGTTCTTCTTGATGCTGACATGGTTGCTCATGTAGGGGATTTTGGGTTGGCAAAAATTCTGTGTGAAGCTAAGAGCATGTCTTTGCAAAATTCAGCAAATTCAACAGAGGTCATAAGGGGAACCATTGGGTATGTCGCTCCAG AATACGGGGCAGGGGGACTGGTCTCTCCATCAGGTGATGTGTATAGCTATGGAATCCTTCTTTTGGAGATTTTTACAGGAAAGAGACCAGTTGATGATGCATTTAACAATGGATTGACCCTTCATAGTTTTGTTAAGATGGCATTTCCTGAGAGGATCGAGGAAATCATTGATCCATTGTTGCTGATCCAAGATGATGATGATCCGAGAGGAAGGTCTCCTTGGAGACTTCACCAATGCTTAGGATCTGTGATAAGAGTCGGCCTCATGTGCTCAACATTATCACCAGGTGAACGAATGAACATGAGAGACGTGGCCACTGAAATGCATGCAATTAGAAACGCCTATTTAGGGGGTAGAGACTCATGA